A portion of the Nitratidesulfovibrio termitidis HI1 genome contains these proteins:
- a CDS encoding FmdB family zinc ribbon protein, producing MPIYEYRCSDCEQIFEEWLKTFDEAPRSCPVCGGHADRIVSNTSFVLKGGGWYVTDYGNRSSTDSHAGAGAEASGNGDAGSNDPGGSNGSSSSADSGTVTASSGTATSGASPAKCASAAPSGGCAAASATGS from the coding sequence ATGCCCATCTACGAATATCGTTGCAGCGACTGCGAGCAGATCTTCGAGGAATGGCTGAAGACCTTCGACGAAGCCCCCCGCTCCTGTCCGGTGTGCGGTGGCCACGCCGACCGCATCGTGTCCAACACCAGCTTCGTGCTCAAGGGCGGCGGCTGGTACGTCACCGACTACGGCAACCGCTCGTCCACCGATTCGCATGCGGGCGCCGGGGCTGAAGCTTCCGGCAACGGCGACGCCGGGTCCAACGACCCGGGTGGCTCCAACGGTTCCAGCAGCTCCGCTGATTCCGGAACTGTCACCGCGTCGTCCGGCACCGCCACTTCGGGCGCAAGCCCGGCCAAGTGTGCCTCGGCCGCCCCGTCGGGCGGCTGCGCCGCCGCGTCGGCCACAGGCTCGTAG
- the gpmA gene encoding 2,3-diphosphoglycerate-dependent phosphoglycerate mutase, with product MHTLVLLRHGQSAWNLENRFTGWTDVDLSPAGEQEARDAARLLADEGLTFDICHTSVLTRAIRTLYIVQHEMGLSWLPVHKHWRLNERHYGGLQGLDKAETAARFGEEQVFEWRRSYDTPPPPLPADDPRNPAGDARYAGLAPDVLPASESLKETVARVLPYWHDVIAPQVLSGQRVLVAAHGNSLRALVMHLDGMTQEAVTKLNIPTGLPLVYTLDANLRPLGHRYLGDPAVAEAKAKAVAAQGAARK from the coding sequence ATGCATACGCTGGTACTTCTGCGTCACGGGCAAAGCGCGTGGAACCTGGAAAACCGCTTCACCGGCTGGACCGACGTGGACCTTTCGCCCGCGGGCGAACAGGAGGCGCGCGACGCCGCCCGCCTGCTGGCGGACGAGGGGCTGACCTTCGACATCTGCCACACCTCGGTGCTGACCCGGGCCATCCGCACCCTGTACATCGTCCAGCACGAAATGGGGCTGTCCTGGCTGCCGGTGCACAAGCACTGGCGGCTCAACGAACGCCACTACGGCGGCCTGCAAGGGCTGGACAAGGCGGAAACCGCCGCCCGCTTCGGCGAGGAGCAGGTGTTCGAATGGCGGCGCAGCTACGACACCCCGCCACCGCCCCTGCCGGCAGACGACCCGCGCAACCCCGCCGGGGATGCCCGCTATGCGGGCCTTGCGCCCGACGTGCTGCCCGCCAGCGAAAGCCTGAAGGAAACCGTGGCCCGCGTACTGCCCTACTGGCACGACGTCATCGCGCCGCAGGTGCTGTCCGGGCAGCGGGTGCTGGTGGCGGCCCACGGCAACAGCCTGCGCGCCCTGGTCATGCATCTGGACGGGATGACCCAGGAAGCGGTCACCAAGCTGAACATCCCCACCGGGCTGCCGCTGGTCTACACCCTGGACGCCAACCTGCGCCCGCTGGGCCATCGGTATCTTGGCGACCCGGCGGTTGCCGAGGCCAAGGCCAAGGCCGTGGCGGCACAGGGCGCGGCGCGGAAATAA
- the purB gene encoding adenylosuccinate lyase produces the protein MIDRYSRPEMARIWTLENRFRAWLDVELAVCEAWHRLGVIGAEDMRAIREKADFDVDRILEIEQETRHDVIAFLTAVEEKVGPSARFIHLGCTSSDIVDTANGLLLAQAGELILKGFERLLGALETLAFANKGRLCMGRTHGIHAEPTSFGLKMAGFHAEFQRHVARFRDGLESVRVGKISGAVGTYAMLDPRVEAIACEILKLNVDPISTQVIQRDRHAHFFTSLALAAGGVERLCVELRHLQRTEVLEAEEGFAKGQKGSSAMPHKKNPISAENMTGLSRLIRSNSLAAMENMALWHERDISHSSVERVIMPDSTILMDYVLHRLSGLLSNLRVIPENMDRNLAGSYGLYYSQRVLLALVESGMGRQDAYVMVQRCAMQSWETRKPFPDMVRADADISARLAPSVLDELFDPGYYLRHENMIFQRVFGRS, from the coding sequence ATGATCGACCGTTATTCCCGCCCCGAGATGGCCCGCATCTGGACCCTCGAAAACCGCTTCCGCGCCTGGCTCGACGTTGAACTGGCCGTGTGCGAGGCCTGGCACCGCCTGGGCGTCATCGGCGCGGAGGACATGCGCGCCATCCGCGAAAAGGCCGACTTCGACGTGGACCGCATCCTGGAAATCGAACAGGAAACCCGGCACGACGTCATCGCCTTTCTCACCGCAGTGGAAGAAAAGGTGGGCCCCTCGGCCCGGTTCATCCACCTGGGCTGCACCTCGTCGGACATCGTGGACACGGCCAACGGCCTGCTGCTGGCCCAGGCTGGCGAACTGATCCTGAAGGGCTTCGAACGGCTGCTGGGAGCCCTGGAAACCCTGGCCTTCGCCAACAAGGGTCGCCTGTGCATGGGACGCACCCACGGCATCCACGCGGAACCCACCAGCTTCGGGCTGAAGATGGCGGGCTTCCACGCCGAATTCCAGCGCCACGTGGCCCGCTTCCGCGACGGGCTTGAAAGCGTGCGCGTGGGCAAGATTTCCGGCGCCGTGGGCACCTACGCCATGCTCGACCCCCGCGTGGAGGCCATCGCCTGCGAAATCCTGAAGCTGAATGTGGACCCCATCTCCACCCAGGTCATCCAGCGCGACCGGCACGCCCATTTCTTCACCTCGCTGGCGCTGGCCGCGGGCGGCGTGGAACGGCTGTGCGTGGAACTGCGCCACCTGCAGCGCACCGAGGTGCTGGAGGCCGAGGAAGGCTTCGCCAAGGGGCAGAAGGGTTCGTCGGCCATGCCGCACAAGAAGAACCCCATCTCGGCGGAAAACATGACCGGCCTGTCGCGCCTGATCCGCAGCAACTCGCTGGCCGCCATGGAAAACATGGCCCTGTGGCACGAGCGCGACATCAGCCATTCCTCGGTGGAACGGGTGATCATGCCCGACTCCACCATTCTCATGGACTACGTGCTGCACCGCCTGTCGGGTCTGTTGTCCAACCTGCGGGTTATCCCCGAAAACATGGACCGCAACCTGGCCGGTTCGTACGGACTGTACTACTCGCAGCGCGTACTGCTGGCCCTGGTGGAATCGGGCATGGGCCGTCAGGACGCCTACGTGATGGTGCAGCGGTGCGCCATGCAGAGCTGGGAAACCAGAAAGCCCTTCCCGGACATGGTGCGGGCCGACGCAGACATCTCCGCGCGCCTTGCCCCCTCCGTCCTTGATGAACTGTTTGATCCCGGCTACTATCTGCGCCACGAAAACATGATCTTCCAGCGGGTGTTTGGCCGCAGCTGA
- a CDS encoding tetratricopeptide repeat protein, whose product MASNINLKLKQKQYEGTVVEFISEKKGYFLVVSDDQNFISLLRNTVAKHLAIATDALSVVTNTDYIIKSIRDVSMRKKNVLVFMERMLEGRDTGILVRQVKNAYSDVKIIILTGETERQRLVLLHEIGADNFISKPISVNTLIEKIAFTIKPQGKLGQLIDTARAMVQQGSHESALKVCRKILELKPNSAAGLLVMGDAYQALGKMDRARECFEEASRNADLYLEPLKKLADLNKLIGDNEAQLGYLERLDRLSPLNVERKVDMGEIHVEMGNQEKAEELFELAVTQATREAMAYIGDISERIATIYSERDPERAERFLRKALDAKGDMLDRGDLGTFNRLGIALRKQGKWRDATIEYQKALRIAPDDENLYYNMSMAFAEGKEFRDARSNMLKAMTINPELPQRDKTIAFNMGLVFMRAGGRDYAERCLKVALELDPDFDLARQALERLGSSS is encoded by the coding sequence ATGGCGAGCAACATCAACCTGAAGCTCAAGCAAAAGCAGTACGAAGGTACCGTCGTCGAGTTCATCAGCGAAAAAAAAGGCTACTTTCTTGTCGTGAGCGACGACCAGAACTTCATTTCCCTGTTGCGCAACACGGTTGCCAAACATCTCGCCATCGCCACGGACGCCCTTTCGGTGGTCACCAACACCGACTACATCATCAAGTCCATCCGTGATGTCTCCATGCGCAAGAAGAACGTGCTGGTGTTCATGGAGCGCATGCTGGAAGGCCGCGACACCGGCATTCTTGTCCGGCAGGTCAAGAATGCATACTCGGACGTGAAGATCATCATCCTCACCGGCGAGACGGAGCGGCAACGGCTGGTGCTGCTGCATGAAATCGGCGCGGACAACTTCATCAGCAAGCCCATTTCGGTGAACACGCTGATCGAAAAGATCGCCTTCACCATCAAGCCGCAGGGCAAGCTGGGCCAGCTCATCGACACGGCGCGGGCCATGGTGCAACAGGGCTCGCACGAAAGCGCGCTGAAGGTCTGCCGCAAGATACTGGAACTGAAGCCCAACAGCGCCGCAGGGCTGCTGGTCATGGGTGACGCCTACCAGGCGCTGGGCAAGATGGACCGCGCCCGCGAATGCTTCGAAGAAGCCAGCCGCAACGCCGACCTGTACCTGGAGCCGCTGAAGAAGCTGGCCGACCTGAACAAGCTGATCGGCGACAACGAGGCCCAACTGGGCTATCTGGAACGGCTGGACCGCCTTTCGCCCCTCAACGTGGAGCGCAAGGTGGACATGGGCGAGATCCACGTGGAGATGGGCAACCAGGAAAAGGCCGAGGAGCTCTTCGAACTGGCCGTCACCCAGGCCACCCGCGAGGCCATGGCCTACATCGGCGACATTTCCGAACGCATCGCCACCATCTACAGCGAACGCGACCCGGAACGGGCCGAACGCTTTCTGCGCAAGGCCCTGGACGCCAAGGGCGACATGCTGGACCGGGGGGACCTCGGCACCTTCAACCGCCTGGGCATCGCCCTGCGCAAGCAGGGCAAGTGGCGCGACGCCACCATAGAATACCAGAAGGCCCTGCGCATCGCGCCGGACGACGAAAACCTGTACTACAACATGTCCATGGCCTTCGCCGAAGGCAAGGAATTCCGCGATGCGCGGTCCAACATGTTGAAAGCCATGACCATCAATCCCGAACTGCCCCAGCGCGACAAGACCATTGCCTTCAACATGGGCCTGGTGTTCATGCGGGCGGGCGGGCGTGACTATGCAGAGCGCTGCCTGAAGGTGGCGTTGGAACTGGATCCGGATTTCGACCTCGCACGGCAGGCCCTGGAACGATTGGGGTCGTCATCCTGA
- the pyrE gene encoding orotate phosphoribosyltransferase has product MNDLRTRLARLLVEKSYREGDFTLTSGRKSDYYFDCKQTALNAEGSWLIGSLFNELLRDVPVVGVGGMTLGADPLISATTVISHERGRPLAGFIVRKQPKGHGTDQYVEGLANFAPGDPVAMLEDVVTTGGSLLKACERVEAAGLRIVAVCTVLDREEGGRQAIKDAGYDLISIFTRKELVDAARS; this is encoded by the coding sequence ATGAACGACCTTCGCACCCGTCTGGCCCGCCTGCTTGTGGAAAAATCATACCGCGAGGGTGATTTCACCCTTACTTCGGGCCGGAAGAGCGACTACTACTTCGACTGCAAGCAGACAGCCCTGAACGCCGAAGGTTCGTGGCTCATCGGTTCGCTGTTCAACGAACTGCTGCGCGACGTGCCGGTGGTGGGCGTGGGCGGCATGACCCTGGGCGCCGACCCGCTGATTTCCGCCACCACGGTCATCTCGCACGAGCGGGGCCGCCCCCTGGCGGGCTTCATCGTGCGCAAGCAGCCCAAGGGACACGGCACCGACCAGTACGTGGAAGGCCTTGCCAATTTTGCCCCCGGAGATCCGGTTGCCATGCTGGAAGACGTTGTCACCACTGGCGGTTCCCTGTTAAAGGCTTGCGAACGGGTAGAGGCCGCCGGCCTGCGCATCGTGGCGGTATGCACCGTACTGGACCGCGAGGAAGGCGGCAGGCAGGCCATCAAGGATGCCGGGTACGACCTGATTTCGATCTTTACCCGCAAGGAACTGGTGGACGCCGCGCGTTCCTAG
- a CDS encoding L,D-transpeptidase family protein, producing the protein MHRSTTRALHRLLPAAALLLSLFCPLSAAADGWHVRIPDDAGTPRRLVAVDKEDQKLHIYERHSPLKLAASYVCTTGQATGDKQTAGDLKTPEGIYFVVGKLSAGLDMEMYGGIAYTLNYPNPVDKLRRKTGSGIWIHSKGHDIVPRETKGCIALNRADIDKAGKLFVPGTPVAVAGDVGTDASPPKEDKATARKLEDKVKGWAKAWGSRSPAMFDYYDADAYTAAQDESFAAFRNQKERLFKQLAWIQTSISDVQVMQGPGYWVTWFNQYYRAPNMTTEGIRRLYWQSDKKGEYRIVGMEWVPADVGMEANYLETVSPQVTAFVEKWRKAWERGDVKNYIACYAGDAEQAPRKGAASIRQQKQELWRKAKPAKVQLKGLRIEAVAGGVRADMTQDYRDATGYSDRGVKTLLLRQVGQGWEIVKEEWSPAAR; encoded by the coding sequence ATGCATCGAAGCACCACCCGCGCCCTTCACCGCCTGCTGCCTGCCGCTGCCCTGCTGCTTTCCCTTTTCTGTCCCCTTTCCGCCGCCGCCGACGGATGGCATGTGCGCATCCCGGACGACGCGGGCACGCCCCGCCGCCTGGTGGCCGTGGACAAGGAAGACCAGAAGCTGCACATCTACGAACGCCACAGCCCGCTCAAGCTGGCCGCCAGTTATGTCTGCACCACCGGGCAGGCCACGGGCGACAAGCAGACCGCGGGCGACCTGAAGACCCCAGAGGGCATCTACTTCGTGGTGGGCAAGCTGTCCGCCGGGCTGGACATGGAAATGTACGGCGGCATCGCCTACACCCTGAACTACCCCAACCCCGTGGACAAGCTGCGCCGCAAGACCGGTTCCGGCATCTGGATCCACAGCAAGGGGCACGACATCGTCCCGCGCGAGACCAAGGGCTGCATAGCCCTGAACCGGGCCGACATCGACAAGGCGGGCAAGCTGTTCGTGCCCGGCACTCCCGTGGCCGTGGCCGGCGACGTGGGCACCGATGCGTCCCCCCCCAAGGAAGACAAGGCCACCGCGCGCAAGCTGGAAGACAAGGTCAAGGGCTGGGCAAAGGCGTGGGGCTCCCGCTCGCCCGCCATGTTCGACTATTACGATGCCGATGCCTACACCGCCGCGCAGGACGAATCGTTTGCCGCGTTCCGCAACCAGAAGGAGCGCCTGTTCAAGCAACTGGCGTGGATACAGACTTCCATCTCCGACGTGCAGGTGATGCAGGGCCCCGGCTACTGGGTGACCTGGTTCAACCAGTACTACCGCGCCCCCAACATGACCACCGAGGGCATCCGCCGCCTGTACTGGCAGTCCGACAAGAAGGGTGAATACCGCATCGTGGGCATGGAATGGGTGCCCGCCGACGTGGGCATGGAAGCCAACTACCTCGAAACGGTATCGCCCCAGGTTACCGCCTTTGTCGAAAAATGGCGCAAGGCATGGGAACGCGGCGACGTGAAGAACTACATCGCCTGCTACGCGGGTGACGCCGAACAGGCCCCGCGCAAGGGCGCCGCGTCCATCCGCCAGCAGAAGCAGGAACTGTGGCGCAAGGCCAAGCCCGCCAAGGTCCAGTTGAAGGGCCTGCGCATAGAGGCCGTGGCTGGAGGCGTACGCGCCGACATGACCCAGGACTACCGTGACGCCACCGGCTATTCCGACCGGGGCGTGAAGACCCTGCTGCTGCGCCAGGTCGGACAGGGCTGGGAAATCGTCAAGGAAGAGTGGAGCCCCGCCGCCCGATGA
- a CDS encoding sigma-54-dependent transcriptional regulator — protein MHARILIIDDEDGIRFSLRGILEDEGFEVLEAPSGEDGLALLARETPDLVFLDIWMPGMDGLAVLDQLHAQRPGLPVIMISGHGTIETAVSAIRKGAHDFIEKPLSLEKVLIAAQRALEYGDLRRENEALRDSLPTAHADEMNGRSPVMEALRGQIARVAPTDAWVLITGENGTGKELAARAIHAGSRRADRPLVAVNCAAIPEELIESELFGHEKGAFTGADSAKAGKFEMAHKGTLFLDEIGDMSLKTQAKILRILQEQQFERVGGHRTMRVDVRVIAATNKNLEDEIAAGTFREDLYYRLRVFPLVLPPLREREGDVPLLLDLFAQRLARDYGVRPATFAPDAHEALARYPWPGNVRELRNFVERMLILHAGLEVTRAMLPPEFLRTNAIEGAGAGARATYGAGADMGHGSEPDPAHPDHLADMAALLAPGMDLKAARAAFEAQYLAARLAECGGNVTRLAEAVGIERSHLYRKLKGYNIQTAD, from the coding sequence ATGCACGCCCGCATCCTGATCATCGACGACGAAGACGGCATCCGCTTCTCCCTGCGCGGCATTCTCGAAGACGAAGGCTTCGAGGTGCTCGAGGCCCCCAGCGGCGAGGATGGCCTTGCCCTGCTGGCCCGCGAAACCCCCGACCTGGTGTTCCTGGATATCTGGATGCCCGGCATGGACGGGCTGGCCGTGCTGGACCAGTTGCACGCCCAGCGGCCCGGCCTGCCGGTGATCATGATCTCCGGCCATGGCACCATCGAAACGGCGGTCAGCGCCATCCGCAAGGGCGCGCACGACTTCATCGAAAAGCCCCTGTCGCTGGAAAAGGTGCTCATCGCCGCGCAGCGGGCCCTGGAATACGGCGACTTGCGCCGCGAGAACGAGGCCCTGCGCGACAGCCTGCCCACGGCCCACGCCGACGAGATGAACGGCCGCTCGCCGGTGATGGAGGCCCTGCGCGGCCAGATCGCGCGGGTGGCCCCCACCGACGCCTGGGTGCTGATCACCGGAGAAAACGGCACCGGCAAGGAACTGGCGGCGCGGGCCATCCACGCGGGCAGCCGCCGGGCCGACCGGCCCCTGGTGGCGGTGAACTGCGCGGCCATCCCGGAAGAACTCATCGAAAGCGAACTGTTCGGGCATGAAAAGGGCGCCTTCACCGGGGCGGATTCGGCCAAGGCGGGCAAGTTCGAAATGGCCCACAAGGGCACGCTGTTTCTGGACGAAATCGGCGACATGAGCCTGAAGACCCAGGCCAAGATACTGCGCATATTGCAGGAACAGCAGTTCGAGCGGGTGGGCGGGCACCGCACCATGCGCGTGGACGTGCGCGTCATCGCCGCCACCAACAAGAACCTCGAGGACGAGATCGCCGCCGGAACCTTCCGGGAAGACCTGTACTACCGGCTGCGGGTGTTCCCGTTGGTGCTGCCCCCCCTGCGCGAACGCGAGGGCGACGTGCCCCTGCTGCTCGACCTGTTCGCGCAGCGCCTGGCCCGCGATTACGGCGTGCGCCCGGCCACCTTCGCCCCCGACGCGCACGAGGCGCTGGCCCGGTACCCGTGGCCCGGCAACGTGCGCGAGTTGCGCAACTTCGTGGAGCGCATGCTCATCCTGCATGCGGGGCTGGAAGTGACGCGGGCCATGCTGCCGCCGGAATTCCTGCGCACGAACGCCATCGAAGGCGCTGGGGCGGGGGCAAGGGCCACTTACGGAGCCGGGGCCGACATGGGCCATGGTTCCGAGCCGGACCCGGCGCACCCGGACCACCTGGCCGACATGGCCGCGCTGCTGGCTCCCGGCATGGACCTGAAGGCGGCCCGCGCCGCCTTCGAGGCGCAGTACCTTGCCGCGCGCCTTGCGGAGTGCGGCGGCAACGTCACCCGGCTGGCCGAGGCCGTTGGCATCGAGCGCAGCCATCTGTACCGCAAGCTGAAAGGATACAACATCCAGACGGCCGACTGA
- a CDS encoding HD domain-containing phosphohydrolase encodes MAYCKILLVEDEAVSALDMRRRLRSLGYGEPVLAASGEMAVETARNEKPDLVLMDIVLGEGMDGIDAASRILALHAVPVIYMTAHEDPETLQRAKITEPFGYLLKPFEDRDLRTSIEMALYKHQMDHETRRKERWFATTLRSIADAVLTVDRHGRITYINASAEAMTGADHHTCIDRHFAEHVDIRPGGNGHRLQDPNDLLAQPAQSPPGVGAGASLHASPVTPLSWKGPAMAAQSPPTGATAMADAFVHGPDGRAQPIEMSASPLADPDGRRVGTVLVFRDITERRQSEEALRHSVENLRRTLRQTVSALATASEKRDPYTAGHQARVAELAHAMAVRVGLPGERLEGLRVAGMLHDIGKIHIPAEILAKPTRLSDLEMGIMRTHSQVGYDILKEIEFPWPVAQIVLQHHERLDGSGYPHGLSGDDILPEARILAVADVVEAMSSHRPYRASLGLGPALAEIATGRGTRYDRTMVDVCVSLFHDGFILS; translated from the coding sequence GGACATGCGCCGCAGGCTGCGATCGCTCGGCTACGGCGAACCGGTGCTGGCCGCCAGCGGCGAGATGGCCGTGGAAACGGCCCGGAACGAAAAGCCTGATCTGGTGCTGATGGACATCGTGCTCGGCGAGGGCATGGACGGCATCGATGCCGCCTCGCGCATCCTGGCCCTGCATGCCGTGCCCGTCATCTACATGACCGCGCACGAAGACCCGGAAACCCTGCAACGCGCCAAGATCACGGAGCCGTTCGGCTACCTGCTGAAGCCCTTCGAGGATCGCGACCTGCGCACGTCCATCGAGATGGCGCTGTACAAGCACCAGATGGACCACGAAACCCGGCGCAAGGAACGCTGGTTCGCCACCACCCTGCGCTCCATCGCCGACGCGGTGCTCACCGTGGACCGCCACGGCCGCATCACCTACATCAATGCCAGCGCCGAGGCCATGACCGGCGCCGACCACCACACCTGCATCGACCGCCATTTCGCGGAGCACGTGGACATCCGGCCCGGCGGCAACGGCCACCGCCTGCAAGACCCCAACGATCTGCTGGCCCAGCCCGCGCAATCGCCACCGGGCGTGGGTGCAGGCGCCAGTCTGCATGCCTCGCCCGTCACCCCGCTCTCCTGGAAGGGGCCCGCCATGGCCGCGCAATCGCCGCCCACGGGTGCGACGGCCATGGCCGACGCCTTCGTGCACGGCCCCGACGGGCGCGCGCAGCCCATCGAAATGAGCGCCTCGCCCCTGGCCGACCCGGATGGCCGCCGGGTGGGCACGGTACTGGTGTTCCGCGACATCACCGAACGCCGCCAATCGGAAGAGGCCCTGCGCCACAGCGTGGAGAATTTGCGCCGCACCCTGCGCCAGACCGTTTCCGCCCTGGCCACCGCCTCGGAAAAGCGCGACCCGTACACGGCGGGCCATCAGGCGCGGGTGGCGGAACTGGCCCACGCCATGGCCGTGCGGGTGGGCCTTCCCGGCGAACGGCTGGAGGGGCTGCGCGTGGCGGGCATGCTGCACGACATCGGAAAAATTCACATCCCTGCGGAAATACTGGCCAAGCCCACCCGCCTGTCCGACCTGGAAATGGGCATCATGCGCACCCACAGCCAGGTGGGCTACGACATCCTGAAGGAAATCGAGTTCCCCTGGCCGGTGGCGCAGATCGTGCTGCAACACCACGAACGGCTGGACGGCTCCGGCTACCCCCACGGCCTTTCGGGCGACGACATCCTGCCAGAGGCGCGCATTCTGGCCGTGGCCGACGTGGTGGAGGCCATGTCCTCGCACCGGCCCTACCGCGCCTCGCTGGGGCTGGGCCCGGCCCTGGCGGAGATTGCGACCGGGCGCGGCACGCGGTACGACCGCACCATGGTGGACGTGTGCGTCAGCCTGTTCCACGACGGCTTCATTCTTTCCTGA
- a CDS encoding ATP-dependent sacrificial sulfur transferase LarE, translating into MSTTNTPPNALPPALRDLLATMPELAVALSGGLDSRFLTHAALLAGCRVTALHITGPHMPPRETAEARRWATARGATFVTVPLNPLSIPAIAAGDRERCYHCKHAAFTTLLAAAAPLPLCDGTNADDLTAHRPGLRALRELSIRSPLAEAGLAKADIRELAARTGMDRPDQAARPCLLTRLAYGMRPDADTLARLAAAEGELEDLGLWDFRLRLAPDGPPRLQIGPGHAAAEHAAGLPARDVLLRLLARHGFDDATVDADGPVSGYFDR; encoded by the coding sequence ATGAGCACCACCAACACGCCCCCCAACGCCCTGCCCCCTGCCCTGCGGGACCTGCTGGCCACCATGCCGGAACTGGCGGTGGCCCTGTCCGGCGGGCTGGACAGCCGCTTCCTGACCCACGCCGCCCTGCTGGCAGGCTGCCGCGTCACCGCCCTGCACATCACCGGCCCGCACATGCCCCCCCGCGAAACGGCAGAAGCACGCCGCTGGGCCACCGCGCGCGGGGCAACCTTCGTCACCGTGCCGCTGAATCCCCTGTCCATCCCGGCCATCGCGGCGGGCGACCGCGAACGCTGCTACCACTGCAAGCACGCCGCCTTCACCACGCTGCTCGCCGCGGCAGCCCCCCTGCCCCTGTGCGACGGCACCAACGCCGACGACCTGACCGCCCACCGCCCCGGCCTGCGCGCCCTGCGCGAACTGTCCATCCGCTCGCCGCTGGCCGAGGCGGGCCTTGCCAAGGCAGACATCCGCGAATTGGCCGCGCGCACCGGCATGGACAGGCCGGACCAGGCGGCCCGCCCCTGCCTGCTGACCCGGCTGGCATACGGCATGCGACCCGACGCAGACACCCTGGCCCGCCTTGCCGCCGCCGAAGGCGAACTGGAAGACCTTGGCCTGTGGGACTTCCGCCTGCGGCTGGCGCCGGACGGGCCGCCCCGCCTGCAAATCGGGCCCGGGCACGCGGCGGCGGAACATGCGGCGGGGCTCCCCGCGCGCGATGTCCTGCTCCGGCTACTGGCCCGGCACGGCTTCGACGATGCCACCGTCGACGCGGACGGACCGGTAAGCGGCTATTTCGACCGCTGA
- a CDS encoding homocysteine biosynthesis protein, which translates to MASFKVNKTIAEINERIRQGKAVVLNAEEMTEAVRRMGKEKAAREIDVVTTGTFSPMCSSGLLFNIGQQDPPTLKTSRVWMNDVPAYAGLAAVDSYLGATEPTEDDPLNKVYPGRFKYGGGHVIEDLVRGKSVHLRAEAYGTDCYPRKSLDKKITLSELPYAHLLNPRNCYQNYNAAVNLTSRIIYTYMGPLKPNLRNVNFATAGRISPLFNDPLFRTIGLGTRIFLGGGKGYVIGAGTQHVAAPKRTERGLPLSPAGTLMLKGDLKGMNPRYLRGLSFLGYGCSLAVGVGIPIPVLNEEIAWFTGVDDSDIQMPVKDYGHDYPNCLPRVIQHVTYEDLKSGEVEIMGKKVETVPMTSYPLSLEVANTLKSWIEKGEFLLSEPVELLPSA; encoded by the coding sequence ATGGCGAGTTTCAAGGTGAACAAGACGATCGCGGAAATCAACGAACGCATTCGCCAGGGCAAGGCCGTGGTGCTGAATGCCGAGGAGATGACCGAGGCCGTCCGTCGAATGGGCAAGGAAAAGGCCGCCCGCGAAATCGACGTTGTCACCACCGGGACCTTCTCGCCCATGTGCTCCTCCGGCCTGCTCTTCAACATCGGCCAGCAGGATCCGCCCACCCTCAAGACCTCCAGGGTCTGGATGAACGACGTGCCCGCCTACGCGGGGCTTGCCGCCGTGGATTCCTACCTGGGCGCCACCGAACCCACCGAGGACGACCCCCTGAACAAGGTCTACCCCGGTCGGTTCAAGTACGGCGGCGGGCATGTCATCGAAGACCTGGTGCGCGGCAAGTCCGTGCATCTGCGGGCAGAGGCCTACGGCACCGACTGTTACCCGCGCAAGTCGCTGGACAAGAAGATCACCCTGTCCGAGCTGCCCTACGCGCACCTGCTGAACCCGCGCAACTGCTACCAGAACTACAACGCGGCCGTGAACCTGACGAGCCGCATCATCTACACGTACATGGGCCCGCTGAAGCCCAACCTGCGCAACGTCAACTTCGCCACGGCGGGCCGCATCTCGCCGCTGTTCAACGACCCGCTGTTCCGCACCATCGGCCTTGGCACCCGGATATTCCTGGGCGGCGGCAAGGGGTACGTCATCGGGGCGGGCACCCAGCACGTGGCCGCGCCCAAGCGCACCGAACGCGGGCTGCCGCTCTCTCCGGCAGGCACCCTGATGCTGAAGGGCGATCTGAAGGGCATGAACCCGCGCTACCTGCGCGGCCTGTCCTTCCTGGGCTACGGCTGCTCGCTGGCGGTGGGCGTGGGCATTCCCATTCCCGTCCTGAACGAGGAAATCGCCTGGTTCACCGGCGTGGACGACAGCGACATCCAGATGCCGGTCAAGGATTACGGGCACGACTACCCCAACTGCCTGCCGCGGGTCATCCAGCACGTGACCTACGAAGACTTGAAGAGCGGCGAGGTGGAAATCATGGGCAAGAAGGTGGAAACCGTGCCCATGACCAGCTACCCGCTGTCGCTGGAAGTGGCCAACACGCTGAAGTCGTGGATCGAAAAGGGCGAATTCCTGCTCAGCGAGCCGGTGGAACTGCTTCCCTCGGCGTAG